The sequence below is a genomic window from Sphingobacterium sp. ML3W.
GTGCGTTATTGTTGTTCCGTGTAGGTGATTTTTATGAGACATTTGGTGAAGATGCCATAAAGGCGGCCAGTATTTTAGGAATTGTACAAACGAAGAGGGGGAATGGTACCGAATCCGAAACTGCTTTGGCAGGTTTCCCGCATCATTCTTTGGAGACTTATTTACCCAAATTGGTTCGTGCTGGACAACGGGTGGCAATTTGCGACCAATTGGAAGATCCAAAACAAACGAAAACAATCGTGAAACGTGGGGTTACTGAATTGGTTACCCCGGGTGTGTCGTATAATGATAATATAGTACAGCAGAAATCTAATAATTATTTAGCTTCTATTTATTTTGATAAGACTCAGATTGGGATTTCTTTTTTAGATATCTCTACCGGGGAGTTTCTTGTTGCTCAAGGCACCTCTTCTTATATTGATAAACTTCTACAGGGATTTAAACCGACAGAAGTAATCATGTCCAGAAAACAATCAAAAGAATTTACGGAACATTTCGGTAACCAGTATTATACCTATACTTTGGATGAGTGGCCATATACAGGTGACTATGCGACAGAAAATCTATTAAAACATTTCGAAGTTAATTCCATGAAAGGTTTTGGTATTGATCGTATGCCTGTAGGTGTTATTGCTGCAGGTGTTGCGTTGCATTATTTGAATGAGACCGAGCATCGCAATTTGCAACATATCTCAAATATTGCTCGTATCGAAGAAGATCGCCATATGTGGTTGGATCGTTTTACAGTACGTAACTTGGAATTGATTGGTTCTGCTAATGAGAATGCAACTACGTTATCTGATGTTTTAGATCAAACAGCTTCACCAATGGGAGCTCGTTTACTGAAACGATGGATCGTAATGCCTTTGAAAGATCGTAAATCTATTCAAGAACGCTTGGATGTTGTCGCCTATTTTTCGGAACATAAAGAATTGCGTGATGCATTGATTCAAGAAATCAAATATGTTGGGGATTTGGAACGTTTAATCTCCAAAATCGGTCTACAGAAAGCTTCTCCTCGGGAGATTGTGCAATTGAAGCGCGCATTATATGCCGTTGAGAAACTCAAAGAATTAACCAATCAGGAAAATTCTGAAGCCCTTCGGGTGATTGCCGAACAATTGAATGTCTGTTCTATCATTCGTGATAAAATCGAAAGAGAGGTTTTTCCAGAACCTCCAGTAGCACTGAATAAAGGTAATGTGATTGCTGATGGCGTGGATGAAGATTTGGATCGTCTACGAAAAATTGCTTTCGGGGGTAAGGATTACCTCATTGAGATACAAAAAAGAGAGGCTGAATTAACGGGTATTCCTTCGCTTAAGATTGCTTTTAATAATGTCTTTGGTTACTATCTGGAAGTGACCAATACGCACCGCGATAAAGTACCTGAGGGCTGGATTCGTAAACAAACGTTGGTGAATGCAGAGCGTTATATTACGGAAGAGTTAAAAGAGTATGAAGATCAGATTTTAGGTGCTGAGGAAAAAATCCAAGTTATTGAGAATCGTCTCTATGCAGAGTTGCTGATTGCTATCGCTGCTTATATAAAACCGATACAATTGAATGCGCAGTTGCTAGCGAAGTTAGATGTGTTGTTGAATTTTTCGGTTATCGCAGAGAAGAATTATTATGTTCAGCCTGAGATTTCTGAAAGTAAGGTTTTGGATATAAAGGGTGGTCGTCATCCGGTTATTGAAAGGAAAATGGCTATTGGTGAGGATTATATTACCAATGATGTTTATTTGGATAACGATACACAGCAGATTATCATTATAACAGGTCCGAATATGGCGGGTAAGTCTGCGCTCTTACGTCAGACTGCTTTGATTGTATTGATGGCTCAAATAGGCTCTTTTGTACCTGTAAAGGAAGCTAAGATTGGTCTTGTTGATAAGATTTTCACTCGGGTAGGGGCTTCTGATAATCTGTCTTCAGGTGAATCGACTTTTATGGTTGAGATGAATGAGACGGCAAGTATTATGAATAACCTTTCGGATCGTAGTTTAATCTTGTTGGATGAGATCGGTCGTGGTACGAGTACTTATGATGGTATTTCCATTGCTTGGGCTATTGCAGAGTTCTTACATAATCACCCTACTGCTAAGGCAAAAACTTTATTTGCCACGCATTATCATGAGTTGAACGAATTGACAAATTCGATGCCTCGTATCAAGAATTATAATGTGACGGTAAAGGAGATGAACAATAAGGTTATATTCTTACGTAAATTAGTTCCAGGTGGTTCAGAGCATAGCTTTGGTATTCATGTTGCAAAATTGGCAGGTATGCCCTCTAAGCTACTTTCACGTGCCAATGAAATATTGAAAAGATTGGAACAGGAGCGAACTGGGGGAGAGCAGATCAAGGATAGTATGCGGAAAATCCAAAAACAAGCATATCAATTGCAGATGTTTTCTATTGATGACCCTGTTTTGGAAAAAATTCGTGATATGTTGAATAATTTGGATGTCAATACGTTGACTCCTGTTGAGGCACTGATGAAGCTGGATGAAATCCAAAGGTTATTGAAGAACTAGAAGCGGAAAAATAGTTCGAGGCTTCCGTAGTGATTATAAATAGCACTCATGAGCTTACTATCCCACTGGTATGGGGTATAATGATAACCTGCCTCGAGCCCGATGTAATTTTTTCCTTTTAGTTGACGCATGGTGGCTAAACTCAGGCCAAGGTGCATGGTATTGACTGTATATAATTTTTTTGAGCTTCCGCCGTAGTTATAATCGCCATATCCATCGTAATAATCGTCTGTATAAACATCTTCTGAGATTCCTGTATCAATCATATCTATTCCTAGATTGAGTTTCGGAATAATAATGAATTTGGTATTATCATAGATTTTATAGCCTACTGAGCCTCCAAAAAATAAACTAAAGTTAGCGTTAACGGATTCTGTTTGATTGTCATAATTGTAGTCGAAATTTCGGTCATTGCTATTAATTCGAACTTTAAAACCACCTTCGAAAATAAAGGATTTTTTCAAGGAACTCATGACCGTAAACCCAAGAGACATATTGGTTCCAAATGTGGTGTTTTTACCGCCTAGTGGTCCATATATCCCAATATAGGGTAGGAAACCCAATTTCGACTTATTATAGTACTCTTCCAATTCTAATTCCGTTTCTGCTTGTTCTTCTTCTTGTATTACAGGTTCTTCTTTAATTAGGGGAGGGGCTATGCTTTCAACAACCTGTTTTTTTAATAACTCTTCATTGGAAAAGAGGTTGAGGATATCAATTTCTGAATCGGACAGCTTATAAGATTGGGATAGCAACAAGGCTTTTGCACGAGTCTTAATTAAAAGATCGATCGGATGGCGTAATGGAAAATAATTGTATTGCACTTTATTGGATTCATATTGATAAGCATAATCCTCTCGTTCAGCATCTTGAAAACGCTTTATCAATTGCTCATCAAAGTGCATTTCTAAATATTTATTGATAGCATGAGAACTGCTTTCTTTCGCTATGATCAACTTTAATATCTGGATACGCAGCGATAATTCGGTTGGTCCACAGCTGCGCTCAATATCTGCTAATAATGGCATGAGTGTTTCATATTGATTTCCATTTAATGCGATTGTCAAGGGTTCTAACGAGTTCTTCAGCGTGGCTTCACATTTTTCTTGTGCAAAAGAAGAGGGTACGATATACACGAATGAAATAATGCTGTATAAAGTAAGTAGTAGATAACGATTCATATGCTGTGTTATTAATAAACCAAAGTAAAGAAAATTTATCTAAATATTATGGTAAGCTCATAAGCTAGCATTATTAAAAGATTTATCTTTGTGGTCATGGCTTCTATATTTCAGTTTAAAGAGTTTGCAGTAGATCAGTCGGATTGTGCGATGAAAATTAATACAGACGGTGTTTTATTGGCTTCATTGGTCGATGTTGGTTCTTCCGCCCGTATATTGGATATTGGTACAGGAACCGGCGTCATTGCTTTGATGTTGGCACAGCGGTGTTTGGATAGCGAAATAGCTGCTGTGGAAGTGGATTCCCTTGCAGCAAAGCGTGCTGAAATGAATTTTAATAGTTCTCCATATGCCGAACGCATGAAGCTACACGCTTGTTCTTTTCAAAATTTAGATGACATTGGCTTATTCGATTTTATCATTTCCAATCCACCTTTCTATACAGATTCTTTGCATAATCCGGATGCTCGAAAAAAATTGGCTCGACATACTAATTTGGAGTTTTTTAACGAATTGTTGCAGTTTTCGGCTGCTTCTCTCCAGCAACAGGGTAGATTGGCGTTGATCTTGCCTACTTTATTAGCGGAAGAGCTGGGGGTAATAGCACAATCTTTTGGTTTGAATCTTTTAGAGGTTATCCAGATTCGTTCTTTTGAAGGAGAGGATATCATTCGTAAGATTGTTATTTTTCAACAGGGTTTTGGTGGCGACGTTGCCATTTCTGATTTTATTATTTATCAAGCAAAGGGTGTCTATTCGGATATGTATAGAGCCACTTTGAAGCCTTATTTTTTAGCTTTTTAATATGACTAGGATTGGATTGATATCAGATACACATGCTTATTTGGATGAAGCTGTATTTAAACATTTTGAGCATTGTGATGAAATTTGGCATATTGGTGATTTCGGTAATGCTGCTGTTGCTGATCAGTTGGAAGGGTTTAAACCTTTGCGGGGAGTGTATGGTAATATTGATGACCATCAGTTGCGTCTTCGTTTTCCTGAAGACTTGCGGTTCACTTGCGAGGGGGTGGATGTATGGTTGACCCACATTGGAGGTTATCCGGGTAAATATGCACCCAGGATAAAGAAGGAGATCACGGAGCATCCACCACAACTATTTATAACAGGCCATTCGCATATCTTGAAAGTGATGTTTGATCAAAAGTTGAAATGTCTACATCTGAACCCAGGTGCAGCAGGAAAACAAGGTTGGCATACGGTAAGAACATTGATGCGATTTGAGATTAATGGAAGTAAGATCGAGCATCTTGAGGTTATTGAACTCGCAGGCCGATAAGTAGTATATACATCGGTGGATTATATTTCATTTTTTGAAAGTGGATACTATTAACTTATCCAACAA
It includes:
- the mutS gene encoding DNA mismatch repair protein MutS, which produces MAKAEKKVTPLMQQYNAIKVKYPGALLLFRVGDFYETFGEDAIKAASILGIVQTKRGNGTESETALAGFPHHSLETYLPKLVRAGQRVAICDQLEDPKQTKTIVKRGVTELVTPGVSYNDNIVQQKSNNYLASIYFDKTQIGISFLDISTGEFLVAQGTSSYIDKLLQGFKPTEVIMSRKQSKEFTEHFGNQYYTYTLDEWPYTGDYATENLLKHFEVNSMKGFGIDRMPVGVIAAGVALHYLNETEHRNLQHISNIARIEEDRHMWLDRFTVRNLELIGSANENATTLSDVLDQTASPMGARLLKRWIVMPLKDRKSIQERLDVVAYFSEHKELRDALIQEIKYVGDLERLISKIGLQKASPREIVQLKRALYAVEKLKELTNQENSEALRVIAEQLNVCSIIRDKIEREVFPEPPVALNKGNVIADGVDEDLDRLRKIAFGGKDYLIEIQKREAELTGIPSLKIAFNNVFGYYLEVTNTHRDKVPEGWIRKQTLVNAERYITEELKEYEDQILGAEEKIQVIENRLYAELLIAIAAYIKPIQLNAQLLAKLDVLLNFSVIAEKNYYVQPEISESKVLDIKGGRHPVIERKMAIGEDYITNDVYLDNDTQQIIIITGPNMAGKSALLRQTALIVLMAQIGSFVPVKEAKIGLVDKIFTRVGASDNLSSGESTFMVEMNETASIMNNLSDRSLILLDEIGRGTSTYDGISIAWAIAEFLHNHPTAKAKTLFATHYHELNELTNSMPRIKNYNVTVKEMNNKVIFLRKLVPGGSEHSFGIHVAKLAGMPSKLLSRANEILKRLEQERTGGEQIKDSMRKIQKQAYQLQMFSIDDPVLEKIRDMLNNLDVNTLTPVEALMKLDEIQRLLKN
- a CDS encoding tRNA1(Val) (adenine(37)-N6)-methyltransferase, which codes for MASIFQFKEFAVDQSDCAMKINTDGVLLASLVDVGSSARILDIGTGTGVIALMLAQRCLDSEIAAVEVDSLAAKRAEMNFNSSPYAERMKLHACSFQNLDDIGLFDFIISNPPFYTDSLHNPDARKKLARHTNLEFFNELLQFSAASLQQQGRLALILPTLLAEELGVIAQSFGLNLLEVIQIRSFEGEDIIRKIVIFQQGFGGDVAISDFIIYQAKGVYSDMYRATLKPYFLAF
- a CDS encoding metallophosphoesterase family protein, with protein sequence MTRIGLISDTHAYLDEAVFKHFEHCDEIWHIGDFGNAAVADQLEGFKPLRGVYGNIDDHQLRLRFPEDLRFTCEGVDVWLTHIGGYPGKYAPRIKKEITEHPPQLFITGHSHILKVMFDQKLKCLHLNPGAAGKQGWHTVRTLMRFEINGSKIEHLEVIELAGR